One Mycobacteroides salmoniphilum DNA segment encodes these proteins:
- a CDS encoding DUF6131 family protein: protein MIVLGIILIALGLLLPSLVPTFAFAHMLLVLGVILLVVGVVLMVAGRTGHALGGRRHYY, encoded by the coding sequence ATGATCGTTCTTGGCATCATCCTTATCGCCCTGGGGCTCCTTCTCCCCAGCCTTGTCCCCACCTTCGCCTTCGCCCACATGCTTCTCGTCCTAGGGGTCATCCTCCTGGTCGTCGGCGTGGTCTTGATGGTCGCGGGGCGGACGGGACACGCCCTTGGCGGCCGTCGCCACTACTACTAA
- the arsC gene encoding arsenate reductase (glutaredoxin) (This arsenate reductase requires both glutathione and glutaredoxin to convert arsenate to arsenite, after which the efflux transporter formed by ArsA and ArsB can extrude the arsenite from the cell, providing resistance.), which yields MDATIYHNPRCTKSRQALARLEEAGATVTVVKYLDDVPTKAQLKKLIHDAGLTVREAVRTSEAEYKDLRLADASDDVLLEAMVAHPRLIQRPFVVTSKGTRMARPTEAVDEIL from the coding sequence GTGGACGCGACGATTTACCACAATCCCCGGTGCACGAAGTCCCGTCAGGCGTTGGCCCGGCTCGAGGAGGCGGGGGCCACCGTCACCGTCGTGAAGTACCTCGATGACGTGCCGACCAAGGCGCAGCTGAAAAAGCTGATTCACGATGCGGGTCTGACGGTGCGGGAGGCAGTGCGTACCAGTGAGGCCGAGTACAAAGACCTCCGCCTGGCGGATGCGTCCGACGACGTCTTGCTCGAGGCCATGGTCGCGCACCCTCGCTTGATTCAGCGTCCCTTCGTGGTGACCTCGAAGGGTACCCGGATGGCGCGCCCCACTGAGGCTGTCGACGAGATCCTCTAG
- a CDS encoding GAF and ANTAR domain-containing protein: MADFREYAPDPVIGPTSSDHVSADVVDLQKALGDLAGLVAGSQGLPELLAEVATFAVHAIPGADGAGVTLLRVDHPDNMVEALAASAPFVSEIDHIQYTVLQEGPCITAALERRTVRSGSLGGERMWPRFGPRVGRLGVHSALSLPLLLPGQVVGAINVYSHGKDVFDERAAELGELFAKPAAVAVHNAQLLSQARALAAQLHTALSTRPVIDQAIGLLRGRSGRSAEDAFTQLRAISQAEHRKLADVAQRIVDEAVRRARARHSAR; encoded by the coding sequence GTGGCTGATTTTCGCGAATACGCACCCGATCCGGTGATTGGGCCGACGAGTTCGGACCACGTCAGCGCCGACGTTGTCGACCTGCAGAAGGCTCTCGGCGATCTGGCGGGTCTGGTGGCCGGCAGTCAAGGGTTGCCCGAGTTACTCGCGGAGGTAGCGACTTTCGCAGTGCACGCCATCCCGGGCGCCGATGGCGCCGGAGTGACGCTGTTGCGGGTAGACCATCCGGACAACATGGTCGAAGCGCTGGCAGCAAGTGCACCGTTTGTCTCTGAAATTGACCACATTCAGTACACCGTGCTTCAGGAAGGCCCCTGCATCACCGCGGCACTGGAGCGCCGCACGGTACGTTCTGGCTCATTGGGAGGGGAGAGAATGTGGCCACGGTTCGGCCCGCGCGTAGGCAGGCTAGGTGTGCACAGCGCTCTTTCGTTACCTCTGCTGTTGCCGGGGCAGGTGGTCGGCGCGATCAATGTGTACTCGCACGGCAAGGACGTCTTCGACGAGCGGGCGGCGGAGCTGGGCGAGCTGTTCGCCAAACCGGCGGCGGTGGCGGTACATAACGCCCAATTACTTTCTCAAGCAAGAGCTTTAGCGGCTCAGTTGCATACGGCTTTGTCCACACGACCGGTAATTGATCAAGCGATTGGTCTGCTTAGAGGGCGTAGCGGACGCAGTGCCGAGGATGCGTTTACCCAATTACGTGCGATCAGCCAAGCCGAGCACCGTAAGTTGGCGGACGTCGCGCAGCGCATCGTCGATGAGGCCGTTCGCCGGGCGCGCGCCCGGCACTCGGCGCGCTGA
- a CDS encoding DUF6307 family protein, with translation MDSPATFTSPYEKRVELVKQALMSASSLDSSVAGELAVEVLRALNSIPEKVR, from the coding sequence ATGGATTCTCCGGCGACCTTCACCTCTCCTTATGAGAAACGCGTTGAATTGGTTAAGCAAGCGTTGATGTCCGCGTCATCGCTCGACAGCAGTGTCGCCGGCGAGCTCGCCGTCGAGGTTCTGCGTGCATTGAACTCAATTCCCGAAAAGGTGCGCTAG
- a CDS encoding LysR family transcriptional regulator, whose translation MQFRQLEYFVALARERHFARAASACYVSQPALSEAIRKLEHELGVPLVLRGSNFEGLTPEGERLVLWARRILADRDALEHEVTALRSGLTGELRLGVVPGAATRVALMADAFCAEHPLVRVRIESSLRSAEILDRIRRFELDAGVVYDDGLQTEGLELTRLYEERYVLVAGEGMLRDALDPIDWSEALSLPMCLLHQGMRDRDRIDEAAAEHGLVVSPRLEADSVATLLALVGTGRWAAIVARTWFATVPAPTGTRVVELQAPTLGSPVALVRAAGEPASLLARALAETAAPLDQP comes from the coding sequence ATGCAGTTCCGTCAGCTTGAGTATTTCGTGGCCTTGGCACGGGAACGACACTTCGCTCGGGCGGCTTCTGCGTGCTATGTGTCCCAGCCGGCGCTTTCGGAGGCAATCCGCAAGCTCGAACACGAGCTGGGTGTTCCGCTGGTACTGCGCGGATCGAACTTTGAGGGCCTGACTCCGGAGGGGGAGCGCCTGGTCCTTTGGGCACGAAGGATTCTGGCGGACCGTGACGCACTGGAGCACGAGGTGACGGCGCTGCGCAGCGGACTCACCGGTGAACTGCGGTTGGGGGTGGTGCCCGGTGCGGCCACCCGCGTCGCGCTCATGGCCGATGCCTTCTGCGCCGAACACCCACTGGTGCGGGTACGGATCGAATCCAGCCTGCGATCCGCGGAGATCCTGGACCGGATCCGCCGGTTCGAACTCGATGCGGGTGTGGTCTACGACGATGGGCTGCAGACCGAAGGACTCGAGCTGACTCGACTGTACGAGGAGCGATACGTGCTGGTGGCGGGTGAAGGGATGTTGCGTGATGCTCTCGACCCGATCGACTGGTCGGAGGCGCTGAGTCTGCCGATGTGCTTGTTGCACCAGGGTATGCGTGATCGCGATCGGATCGACGAGGCGGCCGCCGAGCATGGTCTGGTGGTGTCGCCCCGCCTGGAGGCTGACTCTGTCGCGACGCTGCTGGCCCTCGTTGGCACCGGCCGCTGGGCGGCGATTGTCGCGCGGACCTGGTTCGCCACCGTGCCTGCGCCGACAGGCACGCGAGTCGTGGAGCTGCAGGCGCCGACACTCGGTTCGCCGGTGGCCCTGGTGCGCGCCGCGGGTGAGCCCGCATCGCTCCTGGCACGCGCGCTGGCGGAGACAGCAGCACCGCTCGACCAGCCCTGA
- a CDS encoding CsbD family protein, whose protein sequence is MSIGKKITYKAQVAAGAVKKYLGRTTGNNRLRAEGHVDQFKGNAKQAGEKVKDAFRH, encoded by the coding sequence ATGAGCATCGGCAAGAAGATCACCTACAAAGCCCAAGTGGCAGCAGGCGCCGTCAAGAAATACCTCGGCCGCACCACCGGCAACAACCGCCTGCGCGCCGAGGGGCACGTAGATCAGTTCAAGGGCAACGCCAAACAAGCAGGAGAGAAGGTCAAAGACGCGTTCAGACATTGA
- a CDS encoding fatty acid desaturase family protein — MAITDVPAFAHLTNPDIEGLAVELDAIRLDVEESRGGLDARYIRRTIAAQRGLEVAGRVLLTASSHRSAWWAGTATLGVAKIIENMEIGHNVMHGQWDWMNDPEIHSSTWEWDMSAVSKHWRLTHNVMHHKYTNILGIDDDVGYGVLRVTRDQRWSPLHLGNLLVNAVLAVGFEWGIGLQSLELEKFFTGQSNRKIALVQIREFLSKAGRQVFKDYVAFPALTSLSPAATYHSTFSANAIANVIRNVWANAVIFCGHFPDGAEKFTETDMASERRGQWYLRQLLGAANFNAGPALRLMSGNLCYQIEHHLYPDLPSNRLHEIAIRVSEICDKYDLPYTTGSFLMQYAKTWRTIAKLSLPDKYLRDTPDDAPETRSERMFAELGPDLAGGRVNTARTQGLKTAIRAVRQWERRPRTGR, encoded by the coding sequence ATGGCGATTACCGACGTTCCGGCGTTCGCCCACCTGACGAATCCCGACATTGAAGGCCTGGCCGTTGAGCTGGACGCGATCCGCCTCGACGTCGAAGAATCCCGCGGGGGTCTAGACGCGCGCTACATCCGCCGCACCATTGCCGCACAACGCGGACTTGAAGTGGCCGGCCGAGTCTTGCTGACGGCCAGCTCACATCGTTCGGCGTGGTGGGCTGGCACTGCGACCCTCGGCGTCGCCAAGATCATCGAGAACATGGAAATTGGCCACAACGTCATGCACGGCCAATGGGATTGGATGAACGATCCCGAGATTCACTCCTCGACATGGGAGTGGGATATGAGCGCAGTGTCCAAGCACTGGCGACTCACTCATAACGTCATGCACCACAAGTACACCAACATCCTCGGTATTGACGACGACGTGGGCTACGGAGTGCTGCGGGTTACCCGCGACCAGCGCTGGTCACCACTGCACCTCGGCAACCTGTTGGTCAACGCCGTCCTGGCCGTTGGGTTCGAGTGGGGAATCGGCCTGCAGTCCTTGGAACTTGAAAAGTTCTTCACAGGCCAGTCGAACCGCAAGATCGCCCTTGTGCAGATCCGCGAGTTCCTGAGCAAGGCCGGCCGACAGGTGTTCAAGGATTACGTCGCTTTCCCGGCGCTGACCTCACTGTCGCCCGCTGCGACCTATCACTCGACCTTCTCGGCCAACGCTATCGCCAATGTGATCCGCAACGTGTGGGCCAACGCTGTGATCTTTTGCGGCCACTTTCCCGATGGCGCAGAGAAATTCACCGAGACCGATATGGCCAGTGAGCGTAGAGGGCAGTGGTATCTGCGCCAGTTGCTTGGCGCCGCGAACTTCAATGCGGGACCAGCGCTGCGGCTTATGAGCGGCAACCTCTGCTACCAAATCGAACACCATCTGTACCCCGATTTGCCGAGTAACCGGCTCCACGAGATCGCCATCCGGGTCAGTGAGATATGCGACAAGTACGACTTGCCTTACACCACAGGATCATTCCTGATGCAGTACGCCAAGACATGGCGCACCATCGCTAAGCTCTCGCTGCCCGACAAGTATCTGCGTGACACCCCCGATGACGCGCCGGAGACCCGAAGCGAGCGGATGTTCGCCGAGCTAGGGCCAGATTTGGCCGGCGGCCGAGTAAATACGGCCCGCACGCAGGGGTTGAAGACCGCCATCAGGGCGGTGCGCCAATGGGAGCGTCGCCCACGCACCGGAAGATAA
- a CDS encoding FUSC family protein: protein MDASARTRPGIGARPDRQDHWHALRVAAGLALPGALLLAMGRPELLVYIVFGSFAGIYGRAESGWRRARHQIQAGALLSAGVALGVMLSSLHASTWVLVAVEVTFATVGSVVADTLRLRPAGPFFFLFAIGATATVPADLVAPWGALGLCVAAASLSVLIGLIGSPREISTPRVRHLRLPPDTGTHALRYALAVSAAGGTGLLLGFDHANWAMAAAAVPLAAIDPGRPSNRDVSRVLARAGHRTVGTMAGLMLTGALLALGLPPVAVGALVIALLFPTELFMARHYALAVGFFTPLVMLMTELADPTDPFTLMLYRGLDTLIGVAAGVSAAALVGRQGTRGR, encoded by the coding sequence GTGGACGCATCCGCGAGGACACGCCCCGGGATAGGCGCCCGGCCGGACCGGCAGGACCACTGGCACGCACTGCGGGTGGCAGCGGGTCTGGCCCTACCTGGTGCGCTATTGCTGGCCATGGGCCGGCCCGAGCTACTGGTGTACATCGTCTTCGGCTCCTTCGCCGGGATCTACGGCCGCGCCGAATCTGGCTGGCGCCGCGCCCGCCACCAGATTCAGGCGGGCGCCCTACTGTCCGCGGGAGTCGCTCTCGGAGTGATGCTTTCGTCGCTGCATGCCAGTACCTGGGTGCTGGTAGCGGTGGAGGTGACATTCGCGACGGTAGGCTCGGTGGTGGCCGACACGCTACGTCTGCGGCCGGCAGGTCCGTTCTTCTTCCTCTTCGCGATCGGTGCCACCGCCACCGTTCCGGCCGACCTGGTGGCCCCGTGGGGCGCCCTTGGACTGTGCGTAGCGGCGGCATCGCTGTCGGTCCTGATTGGCCTCATCGGGTCGCCCCGCGAGATCTCGACACCGCGCGTGCGACACCTTCGCCTGCCGCCGGACACCGGTACCCATGCACTGCGATACGCACTCGCTGTCTCCGCAGCCGGAGGGACAGGACTGCTGCTGGGCTTCGACCACGCCAACTGGGCGATGGCCGCCGCCGCGGTGCCATTGGCCGCCATCGACCCCGGGCGGCCGTCGAATCGAGACGTATCAAGGGTGCTGGCACGCGCCGGACACCGCACCGTGGGAACCATGGCGGGCCTGATGCTCACCGGAGCACTTCTGGCCCTGGGGCTTCCGCCCGTCGCCGTGGGCGCGCTGGTGATAGCGCTGCTGTTCCCCACCGAGCTGTTTATGGCGCGCCACTATGCGCTGGCGGTCGGCTTCTTCACCCCGCTGGTGATGCTGATGACCGAATTGGCCGACCCGACAGACCCGTTCACCCTCATGCTGTACCGCGGTCTCGACACCCTGATTGGCGTCGCGGCCGGGGTGTCCGCCGCCGCGCTGGTGGGCAGGCAGGGCACCAGGGGCCGTTAG
- a CDS encoding mannan-binding protein, whose translation MRISKLFTGRAARGVTGGAAAALVISAAISSAPLASASAQSFCGELGGNFDGLYCHTVVSSPRKADRDIKVAIPELVDSNPAIRDYLRNLYNNWKAKGADMIQDSYGEENFQIFNHGSTTSIVFHEDYHANGPQVNNAYRTFNYDGGKRITLADILKGGDLNAIPPIAEPFIIEALDRSAPGHTPQTYPFTPDRWTPDKVYSGAYKAWALTPDELIIYMPDYPVAHDYPIDYSPGQRVYSMDGGSVEAHIPIGAIAPILKPGYGG comes from the coding sequence ATGCGGATTTCTAAGCTCTTCACCGGGCGGGCAGCCCGAGGGGTTACGGGAGGGGCAGCCGCTGCCCTGGTAATCAGCGCGGCCATCAGTAGCGCGCCGTTGGCGTCAGCCTCGGCGCAGTCCTTCTGCGGCGAACTCGGCGGCAACTTCGACGGGCTCTACTGCCACACGGTGGTGAGCTCGCCGCGTAAGGCAGATCGCGATATCAAGGTCGCCATCCCCGAGTTGGTGGACAGCAACCCCGCCATCCGTGACTACCTGCGCAATCTGTACAACAACTGGAAAGCCAAGGGCGCTGACATGATTCAGGACAGCTATGGCGAGGAGAACTTCCAGATCTTCAACCACGGCAGCACCACGTCCATCGTGTTTCACGAGGATTACCACGCCAATGGCCCGCAGGTGAACAACGCCTACCGGACCTTCAACTACGACGGCGGTAAGCGCATCACGCTCGCCGACATTCTTAAGGGTGGCGATTTGAACGCCATCCCGCCGATCGCCGAGCCGTTCATCATCGAAGCTCTGGACCGGTCGGCGCCGGGGCACACCCCGCAGACCTACCCGTTCACACCCGACCGCTGGACCCCGGACAAGGTGTATTCCGGTGCGTACAAGGCGTGGGCGCTGACACCGGACGAGCTGATCATCTACATGCCGGATTACCCCGTGGCGCATGACTATCCGATCGACTACTCCCCCGGCCAGCGGGTGTACTCGATGGACGGCGGCAGCGTCGAGGCGCATATTCCGATCGGCGCCATCGCACCGATCCTGAAGCCCGGGTACGGAGGCTAG
- a CDS encoding NAD-dependent formate dehydrogenase — MAKILCVLYPDPVTGYPPVYARDSIPVIGDYPDGQSLPTPSAIDFNPGELLGCVSGELGLRRYLEGQGHELVVTSDKDGPDSVFEKELPDADVVISQPFWPAYLSAERIAKAPKLKLALTAGIGSDHVDLDAAIKAGITVAEVTYCNSISVAEHAVMQILALVRNYLPSHQWVVDGGWNIADSVERAYDLEGFDVGIIAAGRIGQAVMHRLKPFDVRLHYFDTRRLPADVEQELGLTYHPDVQSLVGSVDIVDIHAPLHPQTYHLFDANLINSMRRGSYIVNTARAEIMVRDAVVDALRSGQLAGYAGDVWYPQPPAPDHPWRTMPHEAMTPHVSGTTLSAQARYAAGTREILEDFFEGRPIRDEYLIVEGGQLAGTGAKSYTADGSASPGAGT; from the coding sequence ATGGCGAAGATCTTGTGTGTGCTCTACCCCGATCCGGTGACGGGCTATCCGCCCGTGTACGCCCGGGACTCGATCCCGGTCATCGGCGACTACCCCGACGGGCAGAGCCTGCCGACCCCGTCAGCCATCGATTTCAACCCGGGTGAACTGCTCGGGTGTGTATCCGGGGAACTCGGCCTGCGCCGCTACTTGGAGGGGCAGGGGCACGAGCTGGTAGTCACCTCCGACAAGGACGGGCCGGACTCGGTGTTCGAGAAGGAGCTGCCCGACGCTGATGTGGTGATTTCCCAGCCCTTCTGGCCCGCGTATCTCAGTGCGGAGCGGATCGCCAAGGCGCCCAAGCTGAAGTTGGCTTTGACGGCTGGTATCGGCTCGGACCATGTCGATCTGGATGCCGCCATCAAGGCGGGTATCACCGTCGCCGAGGTGACGTACTGCAACAGCATCAGCGTCGCCGAGCACGCCGTCATGCAGATCCTGGCGTTGGTGCGCAACTACCTGCCGTCGCACCAGTGGGTCGTCGATGGCGGCTGGAACATCGCCGACAGCGTCGAACGGGCCTACGACCTCGAGGGCTTTGACGTCGGCATCATCGCGGCCGGACGTATCGGTCAAGCCGTCATGCATCGGCTCAAGCCGTTCGATGTGCGCCTGCACTACTTCGACACCCGTCGGCTGCCTGCCGACGTTGAGCAGGAGCTCGGCCTGACCTACCACCCGGATGTGCAGTCTCTGGTCGGCTCCGTGGACATCGTCGACATCCACGCCCCGCTGCACCCGCAGACCTATCACCTGTTCGACGCGAACCTGATCAACTCCATGCGCCGCGGCTCGTACATCGTGAACACCGCACGTGCCGAGATCATGGTGCGCGATGCGGTGGTCGACGCCCTGCGCAGCGGACAGCTCGCCGGGTATGCCGGGGATGTTTGGTACCCGCAGCCACCGGCCCCCGATCACCCGTGGCGCACCATGCCCCACGAGGCGATGACCCCGCATGTCTCCGGCACGACGTTGTCGGCACAGGCCAGGTACGCCGCAGGCACCCGGGAAATCCTCGAAGACTTCTTCGAGGGGCGGCCCATCCGTGACGAGTACCTGATCGTCGAGGGAGGCCAGCTGGCCGGCACCGGAGCCAAGTCCTACACCGCGGATGGCTCGGCCAGCCCCGGCGCGGGCACCTAA
- a CDS encoding acetyl-CoA C-acyltransferase, translating to MTAHAKRRAVIVAGARTPFVRAFGDFTRIDTIALADEAVRGLLDNTKISSHEIEAIVWGGVILPAGAPNIAREIALDLKLGHGVEGHTVTRACASGLQAITTAAAAIERGEYDVMIAGGSDSTSNAGVNLPQKLIHAAAPLALGKPKPKDYLDAALSLAPFTGLLPRRPKIEERTTGEVMGESADKMAKIHGITREAQDEFAVRSHRRAAAAIKSGRFDREVVPVNGVTRDGLVRENTSVEKLATLKPVFNRDGTVTAGNASPLTDGAAAVLLMSEEKARALGLQPLAAFRSWSYVSVDPADEVLIGPAISMPRALEKAGLTLADVDYIDIHEAFAAQTLSVLEALGSKKWAAERLGRSEAVGTPDIDKVNVHGGSVSIGHPFGATGARMVTTMANELALTGKSTALLGICAAGGHGASAVLERVE from the coding sequence ATGACCGCTCATGCCAAGCGCCGCGCCGTCATCGTCGCGGGCGCGCGCACTCCATTCGTCCGGGCCTTCGGGGACTTCACCCGCATCGACACCATCGCACTGGCCGACGAGGCTGTGCGTGGTCTGCTCGATAACACCAAGATCTCCTCCCATGAGATCGAGGCCATCGTGTGGGGCGGTGTCATCCTGCCGGCGGGTGCGCCAAACATCGCTCGCGAGATCGCGCTCGATCTGAAGCTTGGCCACGGCGTCGAGGGACACACCGTCACCCGCGCGTGCGCGTCCGGTCTGCAGGCCATCACCACCGCGGCCGCCGCGATCGAGCGCGGCGAGTACGACGTGATGATCGCCGGTGGCTCCGATTCCACCTCCAATGCCGGAGTCAACTTGCCGCAGAAGCTCATTCACGCCGCGGCCCCGCTCGCCCTGGGCAAGCCCAAGCCGAAGGACTACCTCGACGCCGCACTGAGCCTGGCGCCCTTCACCGGACTGCTGCCGCGCCGACCCAAGATCGAAGAGCGGACCACCGGTGAGGTGATGGGGGAGTCGGCCGACAAGATGGCCAAGATCCACGGCATCACCCGTGAGGCGCAGGACGAGTTCGCGGTGCGCTCGCACCGTCGCGCGGCCGCCGCCATCAAGTCGGGACGCTTCGATCGTGAGGTGGTGCCCGTCAACGGCGTCACCCGCGATGGACTGGTCCGCGAGAACACCAGTGTGGAGAAGCTCGCGACGCTGAAGCCGGTCTTCAACCGCGACGGCACGGTGACCGCCGGTAACGCCAGTCCGCTGACCGATGGCGCTGCCGCGGTGCTGCTGATGAGCGAGGAGAAGGCGCGTGCTCTCGGTCTGCAGCCGTTGGCCGCGTTCCGGTCCTGGAGCTACGTCAGCGTCGATCCCGCCGACGAGGTGCTCATCGGACCGGCCATCTCGATGCCGCGGGCGCTGGAAAAGGCGGGACTAACCCTCGCCGACGTCGACTACATCGACATCCACGAGGCCTTTGCCGCACAGACCCTTTCGGTGCTGGAGGCCCTCGGCTCCAAGAAGTGGGCGGCCGAGCGGCTGGGGCGCTCGGAGGCCGTAGGCACGCCCGATATCGACAAGGTCAATGTGCACGGCGGCTCGGTGTCGATCGGTCACCCGTTTGGTGCCACCGGCGCCCGCATGGTCACCACCATGGCCAATGAGTTGGCGCTCACCGGGAAAAGCACTGCGCTGCTGGGCATTTGCGCGGCCGGCGGCCACGGCGCCAGCGCTGTGCTCGAACGCGTGGAGTAA
- a CDS encoding DUF4345 family protein, producing the protein MSHNTTLRKAAAGFYAGIGVFALVKPALVPQMFGGDAPTSESRTEIRAVYGGIPLAFALALARAGDDSPRSAGLRATVRYASYGMGLTRLVSGGFERRVRPWPTGLFAALEVAAGVALSERSNT; encoded by the coding sequence ATGAGCCACAACACAACACTGCGCAAAGCGGCAGCCGGGTTCTACGCGGGAATCGGCGTCTTCGCCCTCGTGAAACCCGCGCTGGTGCCCCAGATGTTCGGCGGCGACGCGCCGACCAGCGAGTCACGCACCGAGATTCGCGCCGTGTACGGAGGCATCCCGTTGGCCTTCGCGCTGGCCCTGGCGCGGGCTGGGGACGATAGCCCGCGATCCGCCGGTCTACGTGCCACGGTGCGTTATGCCAGTTATGGCATGGGGCTCACGCGATTGGTGTCGGGCGGGTTTGAACGACGGGTGCGACCGTGGCCCACAGGGCTTTTCGCGGCGCTGGAGGTGGCCGCGGGTGTGGCTCTTTCCGAGCGATCGAATACCTGA